In Erigeron canadensis isolate Cc75 chromosome 7, C_canadensis_v1, whole genome shotgun sequence, one DNA window encodes the following:
- the LOC122607032 gene encoding probable glycerol-3-phosphate acyltransferase 3: MVFRALPYTLKLILYVSRILLRLHKKHTKALKRTLSNTHNVSHFKSQSTLVSQVQTSNLSQKTLVFDVEGTLLRSLSVFSYFMLVAFEAGSLVRAFVLFVLYPILCLVNEELSLKIMVMVCFFGIKKDGFRIGSSVLPKFFLEDVGMEGFEVLRKGKKKIGVSKLPQVMVESFLKDYLEIDHVFGRELEVFGGYYVGLMKENKNIIKHSINKVLEDDDELVCFVNKSIKHDWISCTKEVYVVNDGDKKSWQILPRERYPKDLIFHDGRLAFRPEPLSMLIMFMWFPFSITLAIFRVIVAITMPYSASIPILAYTGLQLKLTNHNSTQKPTSNDNSEIHKGRLYVCNHRTLLDPLYLSFGLKKPFAAVTYSLSRMSEILSPIKTVRLTRDRDQDAKMMDKMLKQGDLVVCPEGTTCREPYLLRFSPLFAELSDHIVPVALDTNVSMFYGTTAGGLKCLDPFLFMMNPRPVYRVRFLEQVRGVTRCGDVNSTRFDVANYVQSQIGKTLDFECTSLTRKDKYLVLAGNEGIVSSSKKNDR, from the exons ATGGTATTCAGAGCTTTACCTTACACCCTCAAACTCATTCTCTATGTATCTCGTATTCTTCTAAGACTCcataaaaaacacacaaaagCTCTCAAGAGAACCCTAAGCAATACACATAATGTTTCTCATTTCAAGTCACAAAGTACTTTAGTTTCTCAAGTTCAAACATCCAATCTTTCACAAAAAACGTTGGTCTTTGACGTCGAAGGAACCCTTTTGAGATCGTTGTCAGTGTTTTCATATTTCATGTTGGTTGCATTCGAAGCCGGAAGTTTGGTTAGGGCATTTGTGCTTTTTGTGCTTTATCCAATTCTTTGTTTGGTTAATGAAGAGTTGTCTCTCAAGATAATGGTCATGGTTTGCTTTTTTGGTATCAAGAAAGACGGTTTTCGTATTGGAAGCTCGGTGTTGCCTAAATTCTTCTTGGAAGATGTTGGTATGGAAGGATTTGAGGTTTTaagaaaaggaaagaagaaaATTGGTGTTAGTAAGTTGCCACAAGTCATGGTTGAAAGTTTCTTGAAAGATTATTTGGAAATTGATCATGTTTTCGGAAGAGAGTTGGAGGTTTTTGGTGGTTATTATGTTGGTCTcatgaaagaaaacaaaaacatcattaAACATAGTATTAACAAAGTattagaagatgatgatgaattggTTTGCTTCGTGAACAAGTCCATTAAGCATGATTGGATCTCTTGTACCAAG GAGGTTTATGTAGTTAATGATGGAGACAAGAAGTCATGGCAAATCCTTCCAAGAGAAAGATATCCAAAAGATTTAATCTTCCATGATGGAAGATTAGCTTTTAGACCGGAGCCATTAAGTATGTTAATCATGTTCATGTGGTTCCCTTTTTCCATAACTTTAGCCATTTTTCGAGTTATCGTTGCGATAACGATGCCTTATAGCGCATCGATCCCTATCTTAGCCTACACCGGTTTGCAACTAAAGCTCACAAACCACAACTCAACTCAAAAACCGACATCTAATGATAATAGTGAAATACATAAAGGTCGTTTATATGTGTGTAACCATAGAACCTTACTTGACCCGTTATATCTCTCATTTGGGCTCAAAAAACCATTTGCCGCGGTCACATATAGTCTAAGTAGAATGTCGGAAATCTTATCACCGATCAAAACCGTACGATTGACGCGTGATCGAGATCAAGATGCAAAAATGATggacaaaatgttaaaacaaGGAGATCTTGTTGTATGTCCAGAAGGGACAACTTGTAGAGAACCTTATCTTTTAAGGTTTAGCCCTTTATTTGCGGAGTTAAGTGATCATATTGTCCCGGTTGCATTAGATACTAATGTTAGCATGTTTTACGGGACAACAGCCGGAGGGTTAAAATGTCTTGACCCGTTTCTTTTTATGATGAACCCAAGACCGGTTTATAGAGTTCGGTTCTTGGAGCAAGTCCGTGGCGTGACTAGATGTGGAGACGTGAATTCTACAAGGTTTGATGTCGCAAATTATGTGCAAAGCCAGATTGGTAAGACCTTAGACTTTGAATGCACCAGCCTTACGAGGAAAGACAAGTATCTCGTGTTGGCTGGTAACGAAGGGATCGTTTCGTCGAGTAAGAAAAATGATCGATGA